CGCGCGATTTCCTCTACGCCGCTGCCGATGCGGGCGTTATGGTGCTGAATGCTGGCCCGGACGTCATGCGTTTTGTGCCTTCGCTGATTATTGACGCGCAGGATATCGAAGAAGGGATGAAGCGCTTCGCGGATGCAGTGGCGAAAGTGGTCAACGGTTAAGGCGGCGGTTAAGCCAGATGCCGTGATGCGGGCGCTGACGCCATGCTACCGACGAAATGGTATGCATGGTGTTCAGGTGCCCAATAATCCGCTGTAAATGCTGCTCCAGTGTGCTCATTGGCCCATGCGTTAATGTTTCCGGGGCTTCGAGAATATTCACATCTCCGGATCCTCCCGGCCCGTCATACTCCAGCCGCTGCTGGCAGCGCTGCAGGGCAATTTCGCAGGATTGCAAATAACGTTGCGCCAGTTCCGGCGTCAACATCGTATGTTCGCGCGCCAGCGTCGTCATCGCATTGATATGCTCAACAATAAACTGGCTGTGCGTTACCCACAGTTTCATATCTTCCAGATAACGCGTATTGAATCCCGGTTCCTGCATCGCCTGGTTTAGCGAGTTGAACAGGGCGTTATGCGCCTGGTTCACGCGCATTCGCTGCCAGGCAAGCGGTGTGGGCTGCGGGTTATCGCTTAAGATCAGGCGAATCGCTTCCTGATCTGTTTCCAGCGCATCGTGCGCATTCTGTCGCAGTAAGCCACTTTGCCACTGCGGCCACAGCCAGACCATGCCGCCGAAGGCAATCAGGCAACCAATCAACGTATCTATAAGGCGGGCGACAATAAACTCCTCACCATTTAGTGTCAGCAGCTGCAAGGTGTAGACGGCGGTAATGGTAAAACCCACCATCGCCCAGCCGTAGTTTTTCCGAATAATGAGATAACTGACCAGCGTAATCATCAGCATCGCCGCCAGCGTAAAACCGAGTGGAACATGAAAATGCAGCGTCGCCCCGGCAATCACCAGCCCGGCAATGGTGCCTGCCGCCCGGTGGACAATGCGAACGCGCGTTGCGCCATAACCGTTTTGCGTGACAAACATCACCGTCATCATGATCCAGTAGGGTTTCGGTAAATGCAGGGCGCTGCCCATCAGGCTGGCGATACTGAGCATGACGCTGATTCGCGCGGCATTCCGCAGCGCCGCAGATTTCAGTGATAAATAGCTTTTCAGCGCCGGGAAAAGGGGCAAGCGCCGCTGCTTTTCCGCCATCAGATCGCGGGCATAGAGCGGGCGCTGAGTGCGCAAGACGCGCGCGATACGGCTAAAATGCCAGGCGCAAAACTGCCCAACCGGGTTATCCGGGTGCTGGCGGGCGATTTTTTCCAGCGCGCCAATCTGCTTATCCATGTTGAAGCGCGTGGGATAGCGGTGATAGAGAATGTCGTCTGCCAGCACGCGCAGACGAGCGGCAACGGTTTGTGCGTTCCAGCGGATCACCTGCTCGGCATGGGTTTGTTCCACCAGTTTTTGCACTTCTTCCGGCTGATGCAAACTCACCGAAATGTGCTCTTGCAGATCCAGCCCTACCTGGAAAACCCGCAGTAGCCGTTTGTAATCGTTGTGTTTATTGGCGGCCAGCATATGCAGTTGTTGATAGCACTGGCTTATCATATCCACCGCTTTTTGCTGGCGGGCAAGCAAAGGCGGCAGGGCTTTTTCCGGGTCGGCATGCTGCGTCAGCAAGCTGTATTTCGCCTCGCAG
This genomic interval from Kosakonia sacchari SP1 contains the following:
- a CDS encoding YccS/YhfK family putative transporter — encoded protein: MWRRLIYHPEINYALRQTLVLCLPVAIGLVSGHLQQGLLFSLVPACCNIAGLDTPHKRFFKRLIIGGTLFAGSSLAVQLLLAKDLPLPLILTGLTLVLGVTAEISALHGRLLPASLIAAIFTLSLAGNMPVWEPLLIYALGTLWYGLFNWFWFWMWREQPLRESLSLLYRQLADYCEAKYSLLTQHADPEKALPPLLARQQKAVDMISQCYQQLHMLAANKHNDYKRLLRVFQVGLDLQEHISVSLHQPEEVQKLVEQTHAEQVIRWNAQTVAARLRVLADDILYHRYPTRFNMDKQIGALEKIARQHPDNPVGQFCAWHFSRIARVLRTQRPLYARDLMAEKQRRLPLFPALKSYLSLKSAALRNAARISVMLSIASLMGSALHLPKPYWIMMTVMFVTQNGYGATRVRIVHRAAGTIAGLVIAGATLHFHVPLGFTLAAMLMITLVSYLIIRKNYGWAMVGFTITAVYTLQLLTLNGEEFIVARLIDTLIGCLIAFGGMVWLWPQWQSGLLRQNAHDALETDQEAIRLILSDNPQPTPLAWQRMRVNQAHNALFNSLNQAMQEPGFNTRYLEDMKLWVTHSQFIVEHINAMTTLAREHTMLTPELAQRYLQSCEIALQRCQQRLEYDGPGGSGDVNILEAPETLTHGPMSTLEQHLQRIIGHLNTMHTISSVAWRQRPHHGIWLNRRLNR